Proteins encoded together in one Pseudomonas oryzicola window:
- a CDS encoding ATP-binding cassette domain-containing protein, producing the protein MSVDSAYAVELKGVTFKRGSRSIFSNVDIRIPRGKVTGIMGPSGCGKTTLLRLMGAQLRPSSGEVWVAGQNLPTLSRSDLFDARKQMGVLFQSGALFTDLDVFENVAFPLRVHTQLSDEMIRDIVLMKLQAVGLRGAIDLMPDELSGGMKRRVALARAIALDPQILMYDEPFVGQDPIAMGVLVRLIRLLNDALGITSIVVSHDLAETASIADYIYVVGDGQVLGQGTPDELMGSDNPRIRQFMKGDPDGPVPFHFPAPDYRADLLGAR; encoded by the coding sequence ATGAGTGTGGATAGCGCCTACGCGGTCGAGTTGAAGGGGGTTACCTTCAAACGCGGTTCGCGCAGCATTTTCAGCAACGTCGACATTCGCATCCCGCGCGGCAAGGTCACCGGTATCATGGGGCCATCGGGGTGCGGCAAGACCACGTTGCTCCGTCTGATGGGCGCGCAATTACGCCCTTCCAGCGGTGAGGTCTGGGTTGCCGGGCAGAACCTGCCGACGCTGTCGCGCAGCGACCTGTTCGATGCCCGCAAGCAAATGGGGGTGCTGTTCCAGAGCGGCGCGCTGTTCACCGATCTCGATGTATTCGAGAACGTCGCGTTCCCGCTGCGCGTGCACACTCAGCTGTCGGACGAAATGATCCGTGACATCGTGCTGATGAAACTGCAGGCCGTGGGCCTGCGCGGTGCCATCGACCTGATGCCGGACGAACTGTCCGGTGGCATGAAGCGTCGGGTAGCGCTGGCCCGGGCGATTGCCCTGGACCCGCAGATCCTCATGTACGACGAACCGTTCGTCGGCCAGGACCCCATTGCCATGGGAGTGCTGGTGCGCCTGATCCGTCTGCTCAACGATGCGCTGGGCATCACCAGCATCGTGGTTTCCCATGACCTGGCGGAAACCGCCAGCATCGCCGACTACATCTATGTGGTGGGTGACGGCCAGGTGCTCGGCCAGGGTACCCCTGACGAGCTGATGGGGTCGGACAACCCGCGCATTCGCCAGTTCATGAAAGGCGACCCGGACGGTCCGGTACCTTTCCATTTTCCCGCGCCGGACTACCGCGCCGACCTGCTGGGGGCGCGTTGA
- a CDS encoding KpsF/GutQ family sugar-phosphate isomerase, which produces MSQSSELIQSAQRTLRLEVEAVEALLARIDDNFVKACELILASKGRVVVVGMGKSGHIGNKIAATLASTGTPAFFVHPAEASHGDMGMITRDDVILALSNSGSTAEIVTLLPLIKRLGIKLISLTGNPDSPLAQAAEVNLDARVEQEACPLNLAPTSSTTASLVLGDALAIALLEARGFTAEDFAFSHPGGALGRRLLLKVENVMHAGDDLPQVPRGTLLKDALLEMSRKGLGMTVIVEADGKLAGIFTDGDLRRSLDRNIDVHTTLIDQVMTVHGKTARADMLAAEALKIMEDHKIGALVVVDREDRPTGALNMHDLLRAGVM; this is translated from the coding sequence ATGAGCCAATCCAGCGAGCTGATCCAATCCGCCCAACGCACCCTGCGCCTGGAAGTCGAGGCCGTAGAGGCCCTGCTGGCGCGCATCGACGACAATTTCGTCAAGGCCTGCGAACTGATCCTGGCCAGCAAGGGCCGGGTCGTCGTGGTTGGCATGGGCAAGTCCGGGCACATCGGCAACAAGATCGCCGCCACCCTCGCCAGCACCGGCACGCCGGCGTTTTTCGTGCACCCCGCCGAGGCCAGCCATGGCGACATGGGCATGATTACCCGCGATGATGTCATCCTGGCCCTGTCGAATTCCGGCAGCACCGCCGAAATCGTCACCCTGCTGCCACTGATCAAGCGCCTGGGCATCAAGCTGATCAGCCTGACCGGTAATCCGGATTCCCCCCTGGCCCAGGCGGCCGAGGTCAACCTCGACGCGCGCGTCGAGCAAGAGGCATGCCCGCTCAACCTGGCCCCCACCTCTTCCACCACCGCCTCGCTGGTACTCGGCGACGCCCTGGCCATCGCCCTGCTCGAAGCCCGTGGCTTCACCGCCGAGGACTTTGCCTTCTCGCACCCGGGTGGGGCGCTGGGCCGCCGCCTGCTGCTGAAGGTCGAGAACGTGATGCACGCCGGTGACGACCTGCCCCAGGTTCCGCGCGGCACCTTGCTCAAGGACGCCCTGCTGGAAATGTCCCGCAAAGGCCTGGGCATGACCGTGATCGTCGAAGCCGACGGCAAGCTGGCCGGGATCTTCACCGACGGCGACCTGCGCCGCAGCCTGGACCGCAACATCGACGTCCACACCACCCTGATCGACCAGGTCATGACCGTGCACGGCAAGACGGCCCGCGCCGACATGCTCGCGGCCGAGGCGCTGAAAATCATGGAAGACCACAAGATCGGCGCCCTGGTGGTGGTAGACC